In Mycolicibacterium mucogenicum DSM 44124, the following are encoded in one genomic region:
- a CDS encoding thiamine-phosphate kinase, protein MTSAESGETLAGLGEFAFIGRITARRTQPAEVVVGPGDDAALLTVADGRVVVSTDMLVEGRHFRRDWSTPYDVGRKAIAQNAADIEAMGGRAYAFVVGFGAPVDTEAADAQLLSDGMWSEATKFGAGIVGGDLVAAPQWVVSVTVLGDLGGRPPVLLSGAQPGDTVAVVGDVGWSGAGYDLWRTGIHEFDELRRRHLVPHVAYGQGPAAAAAGATALTDVSDGLVADLGHIAAASGVAIDLSMAALEADVAMLTPAAAMVGADARDWVLGGGEDHVLVGTFGGALPVGWRAIGTVGSGDPRVTVDGAPWHGAGGWESFGQ, encoded by the coding sequence ATGACCAGCGCGGAATCCGGGGAGACCCTGGCGGGGCTCGGCGAGTTCGCGTTCATCGGGCGGATCACCGCCCGCCGCACCCAGCCCGCCGAGGTCGTCGTCGGCCCGGGTGACGATGCCGCCCTGCTGACGGTCGCCGACGGCCGGGTCGTGGTGTCCACCGACATGCTGGTCGAGGGCCGGCATTTCCGGCGGGACTGGTCGACGCCGTATGACGTGGGGCGCAAGGCAATTGCGCAGAATGCCGCGGACATCGAGGCCATGGGCGGGCGGGCCTACGCGTTCGTCGTCGGCTTCGGGGCGCCGGTCGACACGGAGGCCGCGGATGCGCAGCTGCTGTCCGACGGAATGTGGTCGGAGGCAACGAAATTCGGTGCCGGAATCGTGGGTGGTGATCTGGTGGCCGCGCCGCAGTGGGTGGTGTCGGTGACGGTGCTCGGTGACCTGGGTGGCCGCCCGCCCGTGCTGCTCTCCGGTGCGCAACCGGGGGACACCGTCGCGGTGGTCGGTGACGTGGGCTGGTCGGGAGCGGGATATGACTTGTGGCGCACGGGTATCCACGAGTTCGACGAGTTGCGCCGACGGCATCTGGTGCCGCACGTGGCTTATGGCCAGGGACCGGCTGCCGCGGCGGCGGGCGCGACGGCCTTGACGGATGTGTCCGACGGCCTGGTCGCCGACCTCGGCCACATCGCGGCGGCGTCGGGTGTGGCGATCGACCTGTCGATGGCAGCGCTCGAGGCCGACGTGGCGATGTTGACGCCGGCGGCCGCCATGGTGGGCGCTGACGCCCGCGACTGGGTGCTCGGCGGCGGCGAGGATCACGTGCTGGTCGGCACCTTCGGTGGCGCACTGCCCGTGGGGTGGCGGGCGATCGGGACGGTCGGTTCGGGGGACCCGCGCGTGACGGTCGACGGCGCGCCCTGGCATGGAGCCGGCGGCTGGGAATCGTTCGGTCAGTAA
- a CDS encoding D-alanine--D-alanine ligase family protein — MTAPQSSGATGRTRVAVVYGGRSSEHAISCVSAGSILRNLDPARYEVVAVGITPEGSWVLGDGRPETLAITDGQLPGVTEASGTALTLAADPNRRGELLSLQDGVAQVLTAVDVVFPVLHGPYGEDGTIQGLLELAGVPYVGAGVLASAAGMDKEFTKKLLAADGLPIGDQVVLRPRDVTLSLDDRERLGLPVFVKPARGGSSIGVSRVASWDELDQAIAYARQHDPKVIVEAAMPGREVECGVLEYPDGRVAASELGEIRVGGGFYDFATKYLEDAAELDVPAKVDDETADEIRQLAIRAFKALDCQGLARVDFFLTENGPVINEINTMPGFTTISMYPQMWAASGVDYATLLSVMVDTALRRGTGLR; from the coding sequence GTGACTGCCCCTCAATCCTCAGGAGCCACCGGCCGTACCCGGGTCGCCGTCGTTTATGGCGGACGCAGTTCGGAGCACGCCATCTCCTGTGTTTCGGCCGGGAGCATCCTGCGCAACCTGGACCCGGCCCGCTACGAGGTCGTCGCCGTCGGCATCACCCCGGAGGGATCCTGGGTGCTGGGAGACGGCCGCCCGGAGACCCTCGCCATCACCGACGGGCAGCTGCCGGGTGTCACCGAGGCGTCCGGCACCGCGCTGACGCTGGCCGCCGATCCGAACCGCCGCGGTGAACTGCTGTCGCTGCAGGACGGCGTCGCGCAGGTGCTGACGGCCGTCGACGTCGTCTTCCCGGTGCTGCACGGACCGTACGGCGAGGACGGCACGATCCAGGGCCTGCTGGAACTGGCCGGGGTGCCGTACGTCGGCGCCGGTGTGCTGGCCAGTGCCGCCGGCATGGACAAGGAATTCACCAAGAAGCTGCTGGCCGCCGACGGACTGCCGATCGGCGACCAGGTGGTGCTGCGGCCGCGCGATGTGACACTGAGCCTGGATGACCGTGAGCGCCTGGGACTGCCGGTGTTCGTGAAGCCGGCCCGCGGTGGATCGTCCATCGGCGTCAGCCGGGTTGCCTCGTGGGACGAGCTGGATCAGGCCATCGCCTATGCGCGCCAACATGATCCGAAGGTGATCGTCGAAGCCGCGATGCCGGGCCGCGAAGTGGAATGCGGTGTGCTGGAGTACCCGGACGGCCGTGTCGCGGCCAGCGAGCTGGGCGAGATTCGCGTGGGTGGCGGGTTCTACGACTTCGCCACCAAGTACCTCGAGGACGCCGCCGAGCTCGACGTGCCCGCCAAGGTCGACGACGAAACCGCCGACGAGATCAGGCAATTGGCCATCCGCGCGTTCAAGGCGCTGGACTGCCAGGGCCTGGCGCGCGTCGACTTCTTCCTGACCGAGAACGGGCCGGTGATCAACGAGATCAACACCATGCCCGGCTTCACCACCATCTCGATGTACCCGCAGATGTGGGCGGCCAGCGGGGTCGACTACGCCACACTGCTCAGTGTCATGGTGGACACCGCGCTCCGGCGCGGGACGGGCCTGCGCTAG
- the rpmB gene encoding 50S ribosomal protein L28 has protein sequence MAAVCDICGKGPGFGMSVSHSHRRTNRRWDPNIQTVRAVDRPGGNRKRVNACTSCLKAGKVTRG, from the coding sequence ATGGCCGCCGTGTGCGACATCTGCGGAAAGGGACCGGGCTTCGGCATGTCCGTCTCGCACTCCCACCGTCGGACCAACCGCCGCTGGGATCCGAACATCCAGACCGTGCGTGCCGTCGACCGTCCGGGTGGCAACCGCAAGCGCGTCAACGCCTGCACCTCCTGCCTCAAGGCCGGCAAGGTCACCCGCGGCTAG
- a CDS encoding DUF3515 domain-containing protein — MTEPGDRNDLTGDPDGPPRGAIIAAVVVAIAAIVGLLAYAALRQAPADKPVALPLAGAPAPQADSDQCRALLATLPDTMGDFRRATLADPAPPGAAAWLGPTGIDTVVLRCGVERPDDFVVGAPLQMVNAVSWFEASGPSASTWYAVDHGTPATYVALTLPQGSGPTPIQTISELIEKVMPARPLDPAPAR, encoded by the coding sequence ATGACCGAACCCGGTGACCGCAACGATCTGACGGGCGATCCGGATGGGCCGCCCCGCGGCGCCATCATCGCTGCCGTCGTCGTGGCGATCGCCGCGATCGTCGGTCTGCTCGCGTATGCCGCGCTGCGGCAGGCACCTGCCGACAAGCCCGTTGCGCTCCCGCTCGCCGGCGCCCCGGCACCGCAGGCCGACAGCGATCAGTGCCGAGCCCTCCTCGCGACGCTGCCGGACACCATGGGCGACTTCCGGCGGGCGACGCTCGCCGACCCCGCCCCGCCCGGCGCCGCGGCGTGGCTGGGCCCGACCGGCATCGACACCGTGGTGCTGCGCTGCGGCGTCGAGCGGCCCGACGATTTCGTCGTCGGCGCGCCGCTGCAGATGGTCAATGCGGTGTCGTGGTTCGAGGCCAGCGGACCGAGTGCCAGTACCTGGTACGCCGTCGACCATGGCACGCCGGCCACCTACGTCGCGCTGACGCTGCCGCAGGGCTCCGGTCCCACGCCAATCCAGACCATCTCCGAGCTCATCGAAAAGGTGATGCCGGCCCGCCCGCTGGACCCGGCACCGGCTCGCTAG
- a CDS encoding cystathionine gamma-lyase yields MDGQLGDSTRSVKATASQRVPGQPVAPPPVPVAAYHLSDDESDGLDFYGRNSNPAWRQLESALAELEGAVSALTFSSGMAAISSALRVLATPGTTLVVPADGYYQVRRYAAEHLAARGVTVIEASAAQMYDAAVGADVVLAESPVNPTLDVVDLHRLSTICRARGATLVVDNTAATPLGQRPLSLGADLVVASATKGLSGHSDLIAGYVAGCHRELMAAIERDRLLAGAILGHFEAWLALRSLGTAGLRFERQCGNALALAMTLEGHPAVRAVRYPGLPTDPAHAVARDQMRRFGGLIAIELADAAAVRDLVNRSRLLVAATSFGGIHTSVDRRARWGDAVEPGFARISLGIEDTDDLLADITGALG; encoded by the coding sequence GTGGACGGTCAGCTCGGCGACTCCACCCGTAGCGTCAAAGCGACTGCGTCGCAACGGGTTCCAGGTCAGCCGGTGGCGCCGCCGCCGGTTCCGGTGGCGGCCTACCACCTGTCCGACGATGAATCGGACGGTCTGGACTTCTACGGCCGCAACTCCAATCCGGCTTGGCGCCAACTGGAATCGGCTCTGGCCGAACTGGAGGGCGCCGTCTCGGCGCTCACGTTCTCCTCGGGAATGGCCGCCATTTCGTCGGCGCTGCGGGTGCTGGCGACCCCGGGCACCACTCTGGTGGTCCCCGCCGACGGCTACTACCAGGTGCGCAGATACGCGGCCGAGCATCTCGCGGCCCGCGGCGTCACGGTGATCGAGGCGAGCGCCGCGCAGATGTACGACGCCGCCGTCGGCGCCGACGTCGTGCTCGCCGAATCCCCGGTCAACCCGACGCTGGACGTCGTCGACCTGCACCGGCTGTCCACGATCTGCCGCGCCCGCGGCGCGACTTTGGTGGTCGACAACACCGCCGCAACCCCGCTGGGCCAGCGGCCACTGTCGCTCGGCGCGGATCTGGTGGTCGCCAGCGCGACGAAGGGGCTGTCCGGGCACAGCGATCTGATCGCCGGCTACGTCGCCGGGTGCCACCGCGAGCTCATGGCCGCCATCGAACGGGACCGGCTGCTGGCCGGCGCGATCCTCGGCCACTTCGAGGCCTGGTTGGCGCTCCGGAGCCTCGGCACCGCCGGTCTGCGGTTCGAGCGCCAATGCGGCAACGCGCTCGCGCTGGCGATGACACTCGAGGGGCACCCCGCCGTGCGGGCGGTGCGGTATCCCGGCCTGCCCACCGATCCGGCGCATGCCGTCGCCCGCGATCAGATGCGACGTTTCGGCGGCCTGATCGCGATCGAGTTGGCCGATGCCGCCGCCGTCCGGGACCTGGTGAACCGCAGCCGGCTGCTCGTCGCCGCGACCAGTTTCGGCGGCATCCACACCTCGGTCGACAGGCGCGCACGCTGGGGCGATGCGGTCGAGCCGGGTTTTGCGCGGATATCGCTCGGCATCGAGGACACCGACGACCTGCTGGCCGACATCACGGGTGCACTGGGGTAG
- a CDS encoding uracil-DNA glycosylase, whose amino-acid sequence MTARPLHDLIDPGWAAALEPVAPQITAMGEFLRAENAAGHGYLPAGENVLRAFTFPFDEVRVLIVGQDPYPTPGHAVGLSFSVAPDVRPLPRSLSNIFTEYTADLGYEPPSCGDLSPWSKQGVMMLNRVLTVRPGNPASHRGKGWEAITECAINALIARPQPLVAVLWGRDAQTLKPMLTGERCASIESVHPSPLSASRGFFGSRPFSRANELLTRLGAEPIDWRLP is encoded by the coding sequence GTGACTGCCCGACCCCTGCACGACCTGATCGACCCCGGCTGGGCCGCGGCCCTGGAGCCCGTCGCCCCGCAAATCACCGCGATGGGTGAATTCCTGCGCGCCGAGAATGCGGCCGGCCACGGCTATCTGCCGGCAGGGGAGAACGTGTTGCGCGCCTTCACCTTCCCCTTCGACGAGGTGCGGGTGCTGATCGTCGGCCAGGACCCCTATCCGACGCCCGGGCATGCCGTCGGGCTGAGTTTCTCGGTGGCACCCGACGTGCGGCCGCTGCCGCGCAGCCTGTCCAACATCTTCACCGAGTACACCGCCGACCTGGGCTACGAGCCGCCCAGTTGCGGTGACCTGAGCCCGTGGTCGAAGCAGGGCGTCATGATGCTGAACAGGGTGCTGACGGTCCGGCCGGGCAATCCCGCGTCGCACCGCGGGAAAGGCTGGGAGGCCATCACCGAATGCGCGATCAACGCGCTGATCGCGCGGCCGCAGCCGCTCGTGGCGGTGTTGTGGGGCCGGGACGCGCAGACCCTCAAGCCCATGCTGACCGGCGAACGCTGCGCGAGCATCGAATCGGTGCACCCGTCGCCGCTGTCGGCGTCACGCGGGTTCTTCGGGTCCCGGCCGTTCAGCCGGGCCAACGAGCTGCTGACGCGCCTCGGCGCCGAACCCATCGACTGGCGCCTGCCCTAG